From one Nonomuraea polychroma genomic stretch:
- a CDS encoding LacI family DNA-binding transcriptional regulator, translating into MSAKRRVTIALIAEEAGVSIPTVSKVINGRPEVAPATRHRVERLLQEHGYQRRVSQDDTPAGLVDLVFAEIESPWAMEIVRGAESAAHEAGASVVISVLHTHAGPGRDWLERLAARRTDGVVIVASRLSTGIQAQLSARSLPFAVVDPEGEPAPGVVSVGATNWNGGLAATRHLLELGHRRIGMISGPSDMLCSQARIDGYRAALETAGEPLAPELVRRGTFLVDSGHDEGHALLSLPDPPTAIFAGSDLMAFGVFEAARQRGLRVPEDLSVVGFDDLPLAKSAWPPLTTVRQPLQEMAALATRTVLAMGRGEVPETKRVELATELIVRESTARYK; encoded by the coding sequence GTGTCAGCGAAGAGGCGGGTCACGATCGCACTGATCGCGGAAGAGGCGGGGGTCTCCATCCCCACGGTCTCGAAGGTCATCAACGGGCGCCCGGAGGTCGCTCCGGCGACCCGCCACAGGGTCGAACGACTGCTCCAGGAGCACGGCTACCAGCGCCGCGTCAGCCAGGACGACACCCCTGCCGGCCTGGTCGACTTGGTCTTCGCCGAGATCGAGTCACCCTGGGCCATGGAGATCGTGCGCGGCGCGGAGAGCGCCGCCCACGAGGCCGGCGCCAGCGTGGTCATCTCGGTCCTGCACACCCACGCGGGTCCGGGACGCGACTGGCTGGAGCGGCTGGCCGCCCGCAGGACCGACGGCGTGGTGATCGTCGCCTCCCGCCTGTCCACCGGCATCCAGGCCCAGCTGAGCGCCCGCTCGCTGCCGTTCGCGGTGGTGGACCCGGAAGGCGAGCCCGCCCCGGGCGTGGTCTCCGTGGGGGCGACGAACTGGAACGGCGGTCTGGCCGCGACCCGTCATCTCCTGGAGCTGGGCCACCGCAGAATCGGCATGATCAGCGGCCCCTCTGACATGCTCTGCAGCCAGGCCCGCATCGACGGCTACCGGGCGGCGTTGGAAACGGCGGGTGAACCCCTCGCTCCCGAACTGGTGAGACGCGGAACGTTCCTGGTGGACTCCGGCCACGACGAGGGCCACGCCCTGCTGTCCCTGCCCGACCCGCCGACGGCCATCTTCGCCGGCAGCGACCTGATGGCCTTCGGCGTCTTCGAGGCGGCCAGGCAGCGGGGCCTGCGCGTGCCCGAGGATTTGAGCGTGGTCGGCTTCGACGACCTGCCCTTGGCCAAGTCGGCCTGGCCACCGCTGACCACGGTGCGCCAGCCGCTGCAGGAGATGGCTGCGCTGGCCACCCGCACGGTGCTGGCGATGGGGCGGGGCGAGGTCCCGGAGACCAAGCGGGTCGAACTGGCCACCGAACTGATCGTCCGCGAGAGCACCGCCAGGTATAAGTAG
- a CDS encoding glycoside hydrolase family 5 protein — translation MLHVSGSHLVTDDNTPVRLRGVGLGGWMNMENFITGYPANESSMRQAVRGVLGEERAELFFDRLLTSFFTEQDAALLAELGMNCVRIPVNYHHWEADDRPFEIDPRGFRHLDRVIGLLGAHGIYSVIDLHALPGSQNQHWHSDNPTHVAAFWQHRHFQDRAVHLWEALADHYRDNHWVAGYNPVNEPGDVSGKVIGPFYDRLVKAIRTADPRHILFLDGNTYATDFSIFREMYENTVFVTHDYALAGFAHGGPYPGYTRGEWCDKAELEKTFAKRSRFQRETGTPLWVGEFGPVYTGDPEVDAQRLQILRDQLEIYDGQDVGWSLWTYKDVGLQGLVHASGPYLHRFGGFIAKKQRLGADRWGSTMEESSDVLAPLHQLIETEFPGWDPYPWGARYQSDDLIRHILIAQALLPEYAELFRGLGDDELIALADSFLLEQCVRREPLLELLADNLAR, via the coding sequence ATGCTTCACGTATCCGGATCCCATCTCGTCACGGACGACAACACGCCGGTACGGCTTCGCGGGGTGGGCCTCGGGGGCTGGATGAACATGGAGAACTTCATCACCGGCTACCCGGCCAACGAGAGCTCGATGCGGCAGGCCGTCCGCGGCGTCCTCGGTGAGGAGCGGGCGGAGTTGTTCTTCGACCGGCTGCTGACGTCGTTCTTCACCGAGCAGGACGCGGCGCTGCTGGCCGAGCTGGGCATGAACTGCGTGCGCATCCCGGTGAACTACCACCACTGGGAGGCCGACGACCGGCCCTTCGAGATCGACCCGCGCGGCTTCCGCCACCTGGACCGGGTGATCGGCCTGCTCGGCGCGCACGGCATCTACAGCGTGATCGACCTGCACGCGCTGCCCGGCTCGCAGAACCAGCATTGGCACTCCGACAACCCGACGCACGTGGCCGCGTTCTGGCAGCACCGCCACTTCCAGGACCGGGCGGTGCACCTGTGGGAGGCGCTCGCCGACCACTACCGCGACAATCACTGGGTAGCCGGCTACAACCCGGTCAACGAGCCCGGTGACGTGTCCGGCAAGGTGATCGGCCCCTTCTATGACCGCCTGGTGAAGGCCATCCGGACCGCGGACCCGCGCCACATCCTGTTCCTGGACGGCAACACGTACGCCACCGATTTCTCGATATTTCGGGAGATGTACGAGAACACGGTGTTCGTCACACACGACTATGCGCTGGCCGGGTTCGCCCACGGCGGCCCCTACCCCGGCTACACGCGCGGCGAGTGGTGCGACAAGGCGGAGCTGGAGAAGACCTTCGCCAAGCGGTCCCGCTTCCAGCGCGAGACCGGCACGCCGCTCTGGGTCGGCGAGTTCGGGCCCGTCTACACCGGGGACCCGGAGGTGGACGCGCAGCGGCTCCAGATCCTGCGTGACCAGCTGGAGATCTACGACGGCCAGGACGTGGGGTGGTCGTTGTGGACGTACAAGGACGTGGGGTTGCAGGGACTGGTGCACGCCTCCGGGCCGTACCTGCACCGGTTCGGCGGCTTCATCGCCAAGAAACAGCGGCTCGGCGCGGATCGCTGGGGCTCCACCATGGAGGAGTCGTCGGACGTGCTCGCGCCGCTGCACCAGTTGATCGAGACAGAGTTCCCCGGCTGGGATCCGTACCCGTGGGGCGCTCGCTACCAGAGCGACGACCTGATCAGGCACATCCTGATCGCCCAGGCGCTGCTGCCCGAGTACGCCGAGCTTTTCCGGGGCCTCGGCGACGACGAGCTGATCGCCTTGGCGGACTCGTTCCTGCTGGAGCAGTGTGTACGCCGCGAGCCGCTGCTCGAACTCCTGGCCGACAACCTGGCACGGTGA
- the efeO gene encoding iron uptake system protein EfeO yields MRTAIHLTFGALALAGLTACGSGAAPAPASSSGPAAPGKIAVAANDTECKVAASEVAAGTTTFAITNGGSKVTEFYVYAPGDRVMAEVENIVPGLTRELIAELPAGAYETACKPGMVGKGIRNPLKVTGEHKKLTADAKLAEAVASYKRYVKSQTDTLLVKTQEFVDAVKAGKIEEAKALYPVSRTYWERIEPVAEIFGDLDPAIDGREADLAEGDEWTGFHKIEKDLWIHKDVSKSGPMADKLIADVKTIVDKANAAELTPLHLANGAKELLDEVATGKITGEEDIWSHTDLWDFAANLQGSKAAVQSLRPVLEERAPDLVKTLDEKFAAAEAALEVHRKGDGWQLHNELSKAELKSLSDAINALGEPISKIAPVVAK; encoded by the coding sequence ATGCGTACCGCCATCCATCTGACTTTCGGCGCGCTCGCCCTGGCCGGTCTGACCGCCTGCGGCTCGGGCGCCGCTCCCGCCCCCGCCTCGTCGTCCGGCCCTGCCGCGCCCGGGAAGATCGCCGTGGCCGCGAACGACACCGAATGCAAGGTCGCCGCGTCCGAGGTCGCGGCGGGCACCACGACCTTCGCGATCACCAACGGCGGCTCCAAGGTGACCGAGTTCTACGTGTACGCCCCCGGCGATCGGGTCATGGCCGAAGTCGAGAACATCGTGCCGGGGTTGACCAGGGAGCTTATCGCCGAGCTGCCCGCCGGGGCGTACGAGACGGCCTGCAAGCCCGGCATGGTCGGCAAGGGCATCCGCAACCCGCTCAAGGTGACCGGCGAGCACAAGAAGCTCACCGCGGACGCCAAGCTGGCCGAAGCCGTGGCCAGCTACAAGCGGTACGTCAAGTCGCAGACCGACACGTTGCTGGTCAAGACCCAGGAGTTCGTGGACGCGGTCAAGGCCGGCAAGATCGAGGAGGCCAAGGCGCTGTATCCGGTGTCGCGGACCTACTGGGAGCGCATCGAGCCCGTGGCGGAGATCTTCGGCGACCTCGACCCCGCCATCGACGGCCGCGAGGCCGACCTGGCCGAGGGCGACGAGTGGACCGGCTTCCACAAGATCGAGAAGGATCTGTGGATCCACAAGGACGTCAGCAAGTCCGGCCCGATGGCCGACAAGCTGATCGCCGACGTGAAGACCATCGTCGACAAGGCCAACGCCGCCGAGCTCACCCCGCTGCACCTGGCCAACGGCGCCAAGGAACTGCTGGACGAGGTGGCCACCGGGAAGATCACCGGCGAGGAGGACATCTGGTCGCACACCGACCTGTGGGACTTCGCGGCCAACCTCCAAGGTTCCAAGGCGGCCGTGCAGTCGCTGCGACCGGTGCTCGAGGAGCGGGCCCCGGACCTGGTCAAGACGCTGGATGAGAAGTTCGCGGCGGCGGAGGCGGCGCTCGAGGTGCACCGCAAGGGAGACGGCTGGCAGTTGCACAACGAGCTGTCCAAGGCCGAGCTGAAGTCGCTTTCGGACGCGATCAACGCGCTGGGCGAGCCGATCAGCAAGATCGCCCCGGTGGTCGCGAAGTAG
- a CDS encoding GrpB family protein, whose product MPDPLDDAKLSAVLVQGLRPVKVTIVDYDPAWPARFERRAAELRGVLGDRARLVEHIGSTSVPGLAAKPIIDIVVGIDDPDDEPAYLPDLQAAGHAVRVREPEHRCLRTGEPGEPVNLHCYPPDHVEVRRYLVFRDRLRASEADRELYAATKRQLAQREWRDVNYYAEAKRPMIDEILARAGWRE is encoded by the coding sequence ATGCCTGACCCGCTCGATGACGCCAAGCTCTCCGCCGTGCTGGTGCAGGGACTGCGTCCCGTGAAGGTGACCATCGTCGACTACGACCCCGCCTGGCCGGCACGTTTCGAACGCCGTGCCGCCGAGCTGCGGGGGGTCCTGGGCGATCGCGCACGGCTGGTCGAGCACATCGGCTCGACCTCGGTGCCCGGTCTCGCTGCGAAGCCGATCATCGACATCGTCGTCGGCATCGACGATCCGGATGACGAGCCGGCGTACCTGCCTGATCTCCAGGCGGCGGGTCATGCCGTGCGTGTGCGTGAGCCGGAGCACCGCTGCCTGCGCACCGGTGAGCCCGGCGAGCCGGTGAACCTGCACTGTTATCCGCCTGATCATGTCGAAGTACGGCGGTACCTCGTCTTCCGGGACCGGCTTCGGGCCAGCGAGGCGGACCGGGAGCTCTATGCCGCGACCAAGCGGCAATTGGCCCAACGGGAGTGGCGCGACGTCAACTACTACGCCGAGGCCAAGAGGCCGATGATCGACGAGATCCTCGCCCGGGCGGGCTGGCGCGAATAG
- the efeB gene encoding iron uptake transporter deferrochelatase/peroxidase subunit — MSKATEPERPAGGAEPKATEPEAGEGRRMSRRGLFGLGAAGAAVVGAGAVAARSLLDEPPVAHASSASDPYPFYGQHQAGIVTPAQDRLHFVAFDVTTEKRAELVDLLQEWSAAAARLTQGKEAGSYGAVGGAPEAAPDDTGEALGLPASGLTLTIGFGPSLFDDRFGLAAKRPAALADLPKFPGEQLIPEISGGDICVQACAHDPQVAVHAIRNLARIGFGRVSVRWSQLGFGRTSSTSRAQTTPRNLMGFKDGTNNLKLEDADLLREQLWANAQDGSAWMAGGTYMVTRKIRMMIETWDRTSLLEQEQIIGRDKGEGAPLGKKREFDTLDFTAKTSDGQPVIAADAHVRLAHPSFHGNAHLLRRGYNFVDGSDGLGRLDAGLFFIAYQRDPRKQFVSVQMSLAKTDPLNEYIKHVSSGLFAVPPGVRDAGDYWGRTLFD, encoded by the coding sequence ATGTCGAAGGCGACGGAGCCCGAGCGCCCCGCAGGGGGCGCTGAGCCGAAGGCCACGGAGCCCGAGGCCGGAGAAGGGCGGCGGATGAGCCGCAGAGGGCTGTTCGGGCTGGGCGCGGCCGGGGCGGCGGTGGTGGGTGCCGGGGCGGTGGCGGCGCGGTCGCTGCTCGACGAGCCACCGGTCGCGCACGCCTCGTCCGCCTCCGACCCGTATCCCTTCTACGGTCAGCACCAGGCGGGCATTGTCACGCCTGCCCAGGACCGCCTGCATTTCGTGGCATTCGACGTCACCACGGAGAAGCGGGCCGAGCTGGTGGACCTGCTGCAGGAGTGGTCGGCCGCGGCGGCGCGGCTGACCCAGGGCAAGGAGGCAGGCTCGTACGGCGCGGTGGGCGGCGCCCCAGAGGCCGCCCCCGACGACACGGGCGAGGCGCTCGGCCTGCCGGCCTCGGGGCTGACACTGACGATCGGGTTCGGCCCGTCGCTCTTCGACGACCGATTCGGGCTGGCCGCCAAGCGGCCGGCCGCCCTCGCCGATCTGCCGAAGTTTCCTGGAGAACAGCTCATTCCCGAAATCTCCGGCGGGGACATCTGCGTGCAGGCCTGCGCCCACGACCCCCAGGTCGCCGTACATGCCATCCGCAACCTGGCCAGGATCGGCTTCGGCCGGGTCTCCGTACGGTGGTCGCAACTCGGCTTCGGCCGCACCTCCTCCACGTCACGTGCCCAGACCACGCCCCGCAACCTGATGGGCTTCAAGGACGGCACCAACAACCTGAAGCTGGAGGACGCCGATCTGCTGCGCGAGCAGCTGTGGGCGAACGCGCAGGACGGAAGCGCCTGGATGGCGGGCGGCACGTACATGGTCACCAGGAAGATCCGCATGATGATCGAGACGTGGGACCGCACGTCGCTCCTGGAGCAGGAGCAGATCATCGGCCGGGACAAGGGTGAAGGGGCGCCGCTGGGCAAGAAGCGCGAGTTCGACACGCTCGACTTCACGGCCAAGACCTCGGACGGGCAACCCGTCATCGCGGCGGACGCCCACGTGCGGCTGGCGCACCCGAGTTTCCACGGCAACGCGCACCTGCTGCGCCGCGGCTACAACTTCGTCGACGGCTCCGACGGGCTCGGGCGACTGGACGCGGGGTTGTTCTTCATCGCCTACCAGCGCGACCCGCGCAAGCAGTTCGTGTCGGTGCAGATGAGCCTGGCCAAGACCGATCCGCTCAACGAGTACATCAAGCACGTCAGCAGCGGGCTGTTCGCGGTCCCGCCTGGCGTTCGGGACGCGGGAGATTATTGGGGTCGTACGCTCTTTGACTAA
- a CDS encoding extracellular solute-binding protein, with amino-acid sequence MKRSLVLIATAVLAAGCGGGGGENATQGQGGGSPAKVTLEWWHLSTSEPLKSLWAQRAKEFEAKNPNVTIKATVLENDAYKAKLTTITQSGKAPDIFATWGGGVLKQQIDAGLVKDITSDVADVLPNFTPAALSAYQLDGKTYGLPTDIGMVGFWYNKKLFEKAGITQPPATWSAFLEDVKKLKAAGVTPIALAGKEKWPGHYYWAYLAMRIAGLDALKQAAVDKDFTKPDFIAAGQQVKALADLQPFQKGFLGAAYSTPDGQSATVSNGKAAMELMGQWAPAVQKDSGKGLGDDLGFFPFPAVEGGKGAATDAFGGGGGLAVGTDAPKEAVEFVKFMTEMGNHSKAVEAGGVLPVLKGEESAVKDPNLKQVATMLASAGGYQLYLDQAYPPAVGQQVNDSVAELIAGTKTPEEVGADITEVAKSEE; translated from the coding sequence ATGAAACGCAGTTTGGTGTTGATCGCGACCGCTGTGCTCGCGGCCGGCTGTGGCGGTGGAGGCGGCGAAAACGCGACCCAGGGTCAGGGCGGCGGATCGCCGGCGAAAGTCACGCTCGAGTGGTGGCACCTGTCGACCAGCGAGCCGCTCAAGTCCTTGTGGGCGCAGCGGGCCAAGGAGTTCGAGGCCAAGAACCCGAACGTCACCATCAAGGCCACCGTTCTGGAGAACGACGCCTACAAGGCCAAGCTCACCACGATCACCCAGTCGGGCAAGGCGCCGGACATCTTCGCGACGTGGGGCGGCGGCGTGCTGAAGCAGCAGATCGACGCCGGCCTGGTCAAGGACATCACCAGCGACGTCGCCGACGTCCTGCCGAACTTCACGCCCGCGGCGCTGAGCGCGTACCAGCTCGACGGCAAGACATACGGACTGCCCACGGACATCGGGATGGTGGGTTTCTGGTACAACAAGAAACTTTTTGAGAAGGCGGGCATCACCCAGCCGCCGGCCACCTGGTCGGCGTTCCTCGAGGATGTCAAGAAGCTCAAGGCGGCGGGCGTCACCCCGATCGCCCTGGCCGGCAAGGAGAAGTGGCCCGGGCACTACTACTGGGCCTACCTCGCCATGCGTATCGCCGGTCTCGACGCGCTCAAGCAGGCCGCGGTGGACAAGGACTTCACCAAGCCCGACTTCATCGCCGCGGGACAGCAGGTCAAGGCGCTGGCGGACCTGCAGCCGTTCCAGAAGGGCTTCCTCGGCGCGGCCTACTCGACCCCTGACGGTCAGTCGGCCACGGTGAGCAACGGCAAGGCCGCCATGGAGCTGATGGGCCAGTGGGCGCCGGCCGTTCAGAAGGACTCCGGCAAGGGCCTCGGCGACGACCTCGGCTTCTTCCCCTTCCCCGCCGTCGAGGGCGGTAAGGGTGCGGCCACGGACGCGTTCGGCGGGGGCGGCGGCCTGGCCGTGGGGACGGATGCCCCGAAGGAGGCCGTGGAGTTCGTGAAGTTCATGACCGAGATGGGCAACCACTCCAAGGCCGTGGAGGCCGGCGGCGTGCTGCCGGTGCTCAAGGGCGAGGAGAGCGCGGTCAAGGACCCGAACCTCAAGCAGGTGGCGACCATGCTGGCGAGCGCCGGCGGCTACCAGCTCTACCTCGACCAGGCGTACCCGCCGGCCGTCGGCCAGCAGGTCAACGACAGCGTCGCCGAACTGATCGCCGGCACCAAGACGCCGGAGGAAGTCGGTGCTGACATCACCGAAGTGGCCAAGAGCGAAGAATGA
- a CDS encoding carbohydrate ABC transporter permease, protein MTTLTRGPEAVKFPAPAPAVKKRGRWLTITLFLLPALVLFLLLVVAPILVAVYSSAFRWNGFGGLPTNFIGFDNFTRLFGTEIFAQDLWHLLVLVLFSVCVQLPFSLAIAMLLNQRIRGRALYRVVFFAPYVLSEVITGVLFSLILSPESGMANQLLSVFGIESEWLADPDTVMPSLFLVMTWKYFGFHMMIYLAGRQNIPNELIEAAQIDGASSWRTFRHITLPLLGPTIRISIFLSVIYTIQLFDLVWILTGGGPSHSSETMAVTMMEYGFKRSQVGYASAISVVMFVLSLVFALIYQRFVMRRDLEGATTNMGGRR, encoded by the coding sequence ATGACGACACTCACCCGAGGGCCGGAAGCGGTTAAGTTTCCGGCCCCCGCCCCTGCCGTCAAGAAACGCGGCAGGTGGCTGACGATCACCCTGTTCCTGCTGCCCGCGCTCGTGTTGTTCCTCCTGCTGGTGGTGGCCCCGATCCTGGTGGCCGTCTATTCCAGCGCGTTCCGGTGGAACGGGTTCGGCGGGCTGCCGACCAACTTCATCGGCTTCGACAACTTCACCCGGTTGTTCGGCACCGAAATCTTCGCTCAGGACCTGTGGCACCTGCTGGTGCTGGTGCTGTTCTCGGTGTGCGTTCAGCTGCCGTTCTCGCTCGCCATCGCGATGCTGCTGAACCAGCGCATCCGCGGGCGCGCGTTGTACCGGGTGGTGTTCTTCGCGCCGTACGTGCTCTCCGAAGTGATCACAGGCGTGCTGTTCTCGCTGATCCTCTCGCCCGAGTCCGGCATGGCGAACCAGCTGCTGTCGGTCTTCGGGATCGAGTCGGAATGGCTGGCCGACCCCGACACCGTGATGCCGTCGCTGTTCCTGGTCATGACGTGGAAGTACTTCGGCTTCCACATGATGATCTACCTGGCCGGCCGGCAGAACATCCCCAATGAGCTCATCGAGGCCGCCCAGATCGACGGCGCGAGCAGTTGGAGGACGTTCCGGCACATCACGCTGCCCCTGCTCGGGCCGACGATCAGGATCAGCATCTTCCTGTCCGTCATCTACACCATCCAGCTGTTCGACCTGGTGTGGATCCTCACCGGGGGCGGGCCTTCGCACTCGTCCGAGACGATGGCCGTGACCATGATGGAGTACGGCTTCAAACGCTCCCAGGTCGGCTACGCCAGCGCGATCAGCGTCGTGATGTTCGTGCTCAGCCTCGTCTTCGCCCTCATCTACCAGCGTTTCGTCATGCGCCGCGATCTCGAGGGCGCCACCACCAACATGGGAGGCCGCCGGTGA
- the efeU gene encoding iron uptake transporter permease EfeU yields MFASYLIGLREGLEATLVVSVLVAFLVKSDRKDKLPQVWAGVGVAVALSVAFGALLTFTAARLEYTGQELFEAIASLLAVVFVTWMIFWMRRAARALSGELRGKLSEALQVGSFAVVVMAFLAVAREGLETALLFFAAAQGATTTVEPLIGITLGVLTSVLIGWGLYRSAIKINLTRFFTWTGLLLILVAAGILKYGVHDLQEAGVLPGLTTYAFDISGVLPADSWYGALLSGIFNITPQPSVAEVVAWAAYLVPTLFLFLRPQRSKTTPAPASSAA; encoded by the coding sequence GTGTTCGCCAGTTACCTCATAGGACTGCGCGAAGGACTCGAGGCGACGCTCGTCGTCTCGGTCCTCGTCGCTTTCCTCGTCAAGAGCGACCGCAAGGACAAACTCCCCCAGGTCTGGGCGGGCGTCGGCGTGGCCGTCGCGCTGTCCGTCGCGTTCGGGGCGCTGCTGACGTTCACGGCGGCCCGTCTCGAGTACACCGGGCAGGAGCTCTTCGAGGCGATCGCCTCACTGCTGGCCGTCGTGTTCGTCACCTGGATGATCTTCTGGATGCGGCGGGCCGCCCGCGCGCTCTCCGGTGAGCTGCGGGGCAAGCTCTCCGAGGCGCTCCAGGTGGGCTCGTTCGCCGTGGTCGTCATGGCGTTCCTGGCCGTCGCCAGGGAGGGGCTGGAGACCGCGCTGCTGTTCTTCGCGGCCGCCCAGGGCGCCACCACGACGGTGGAGCCGCTGATCGGCATCACCCTCGGGGTGCTCACCTCGGTGCTCATCGGCTGGGGGCTCTACCGCAGCGCCATCAAGATCAACCTCACTCGCTTCTTCACCTGGACGGGGTTGCTGCTCATCCTGGTGGCCGCGGGCATTCTCAAGTACGGCGTGCACGACCTGCAGGAGGCCGGCGTGCTGCCGGGCCTGACCACGTACGCCTTCGACATCAGCGGCGTGCTTCCCGCCGATTCCTGGTACGGCGCCCTGCTGTCGGGCATTTTCAACATCACCCCACAGCCGAGCGTCGCCGAGGTCGTCGCCTGGGCCGCGTACCTCGTTCCCACCCTCTTCCTTTTCCTCCGACCGCAGCGGAGCAAGACCACCCCGGCGCCCGCGTCCTCCGCGGCCTGA
- a CDS encoding carbohydrate ABC transporter permease translates to MIHRKKAPARTNTLPLHAIAWVVGAFILIPVIYAFLGGFKANSELSGNPFGLPETWVTANYTDVLGSGSFWLQMWNSTFIAVVTTVLTVALAALAGFIFARYAFRGRELLFTVFTAGLMFPFAVAILPIFVLLRTFGLLDNPLGVILTQAAFGLPLTIIILRGFFRSIPGEIEEAAIIDGCTPFGFFWRILLPMARPAIATVSVLAIVGSWNNFMLPLVVFSEEASWTLPLGIQQFQGQYASDTARILAYLVLAMVPALGFYALAERHLVGGITAGATKG, encoded by the coding sequence GTGATCCATCGGAAGAAGGCCCCCGCCAGGACCAACACGCTGCCCCTGCACGCGATCGCGTGGGTCGTGGGCGCGTTCATCCTCATCCCGGTGATCTACGCGTTCCTCGGCGGGTTCAAGGCCAACAGCGAGTTGTCCGGCAACCCGTTCGGGCTGCCGGAGACGTGGGTGACCGCCAACTACACCGACGTGCTCGGGTCGGGCTCGTTCTGGCTGCAGATGTGGAACAGCACGTTCATCGCGGTCGTGACGACCGTGCTGACGGTCGCGCTGGCGGCGCTGGCGGGATTCATCTTCGCCAGGTACGCCTTCCGCGGCAGGGAGCTGCTGTTCACCGTGTTCACGGCAGGGCTGATGTTCCCGTTCGCGGTGGCCATCCTGCCGATCTTCGTGCTGCTGCGCACGTTCGGGCTGCTGGACAACCCGCTCGGCGTCATCCTGACGCAGGCGGCGTTCGGCCTGCCGCTGACGATCATCATCCTGCGCGGTTTCTTCCGGAGCATCCCGGGCGAGATCGAGGAGGCGGCCATCATCGACGGCTGCACCCCGTTCGGGTTCTTCTGGCGGATCCTGTTGCCCATGGCCCGGCCCGCCATCGCCACCGTCTCGGTGCTGGCCATCGTGGGCAGCTGGAACAACTTCATGCTGCCGCTGGTGGTCTTCAGCGAGGAGGCCAGCTGGACACTCCCGCTCGGGATCCAGCAGTTCCAGGGCCAGTACGCCTCCGACACCGCCCGCATCCTCGCCTACCTCGTCCTGGCCATGGTTCCGGCGCTCGGGTTCTACGCCCTCGCCGAACGTCACCTGGTCGGCGGGATCACCGCCGGCGCCACGAAGGGATGA